The following coding sequences are from one Lysinibacillus sp. FSL W8-0992 window:
- a CDS encoding Na+/H+ antiporter family protein, with protein MNAVIVAVAVMLILSLLRINVVLSLVLGAFAGGLASGMGIQATVESFTEGLGAGATIALSYGLLGGFAIAISKTGIPELMISGILNMLNKNGSSNRKGLVKVLIFLLIFMMAIFSQNLIPIHIAFIPLLIPPILKVLNMLEVDRRIIATLIAVGLIGTYSFVPAGFGAIFQEIVSTQVTNAGMVAKASDVPAAMAIPILGMLVGLAIALFVYRKPRKYQNNDVETSTLNVKVSKSVMISTVIALIVSLYAQISTDSMIVGAFAGIMIMYFTGALKWKEADEILSEGMKMMAFIGFVMIAANGFASVINATGDVDSLITSSLAILQGNKSLAVFIMLVIGLIVTMGIGSSFATVPIIATLFVPLAQGLGMSPLAILCLIGTAGALGDAGSPASDSTLGPTAGLNVDGQHNHIWDTCVPTFIFINIPLVIFGWIACVYFL; from the coding sequence ATGAATGCGGTAATTGTGGCAGTAGCTGTCATGTTAATATTAAGTTTGCTTCGGATTAATGTAGTCCTGTCGCTTGTTTTAGGAGCCTTTGCAGGAGGGTTAGCAAGTGGTATGGGTATTCAAGCAACGGTTGAGTCATTTACAGAAGGATTAGGTGCAGGTGCCACTATCGCGCTAAGCTATGGCTTACTTGGTGGATTTGCTATAGCCATCTCTAAGACGGGAATACCTGAGTTAATGATTTCGGGTATTTTGAACATGTTAAATAAAAATGGTTCTAGTAATAGAAAGGGCTTAGTAAAAGTATTAATTTTTCTTCTTATTTTTATGATGGCGATTTTCTCTCAAAATTTAATTCCGATTCATATTGCTTTTATCCCATTACTAATACCGCCTATTTTAAAGGTTTTAAATATGCTTGAAGTAGATCGTAGAATTATAGCAACATTGATTGCGGTTGGTTTGATTGGTACGTATAGCTTTGTGCCAGCTGGCTTCGGAGCCATTTTCCAAGAAATTGTTTCAACACAAGTTACGAATGCTGGCATGGTTGCAAAAGCAAGTGATGTTCCAGCAGCAATGGCGATTCCTATCTTGGGTATGTTGGTTGGATTAGCTATAGCGTTGTTTGTTTATCGTAAACCACGCAAATATCAAAATAATGATGTTGAAACATCAACTTTAAATGTGAAGGTAAGTAAATCGGTTATGATTTCAACCGTGATAGCGTTAATTGTTTCGCTATATGCACAAATCAGTACGGATTCTATGATAGTCGGAGCCTTTGCAGGAATAATGATTATGTATTTCACAGGGGCTCTTAAATGGAAAGAGGCAGATGAGATTTTATCTGAAGGTATGAAAATGATGGCGTTCATTGGCTTTGTAATGATTGCAGCAAATGGATTTGCATCAGTTATCAATGCAACGGGTGATGTAGATAGTTTAATTACAAGCTCTCTAGCTATCCTTCAAGGTAATAAAAGCTTAGCGGTATTCATCATGCTAGTAATTGGATTAATTGTAACAATGGGAATTGGCTCTTCTTTTGCTACTGTGCCGATTATAGCTACCTTATTTGTTCCTTTAGCTCAAGGACTAGGTATGAGCCCTTTAGCGATACTGTGTTTAATAGGTACAGCAGGTGCATTAGGAGACGCAGGTTCACCTGCATCCGATTCAACGCTAGGACCGACAGCCGGCTTAAATGTTGATGGTCAGCATAATCATATTTGGGACACATGTGTACCGACGTTTATCTTTATAAACATTCCACTTGTTATTTTTGGTTGGATCGCGTGTGTGTACTTTTTATAA
- the rpsJ gene encoding 30S ribosomal protein S10: MAKQKIRIRLKAYDHRILDQSAEKIVETAKRSGASVSGPIPLPTEKSVYTILRAVHKYKDSREQFEMRTHKRLIDIVNPTPQTVDALMKLDLPSGVDIEIKL, from the coding sequence ATGGCAAAACAAAAGATTCGTATTCGTTTAAAAGCGTATGATCACCGTATTTTAGATCAGTCTGCTGAGAAAATTGTGGAGACTGCAAAACGTTCAGGTGCAAGTGTATCAGGTCCGATTCCACTTCCAACTGAGAAGTCTGTGTACACAATTCTACGTGCTGTTCACAAGTACAAAGATTCTCGTGAACAATTCGAGATGCGTACGCATAAACGTCTGATCGATATCGTTAACCCAACACCACAAACTGTTGATGCGTTAATGAAACTTGATTTACCATCTGGCGTTGATATCGAAATCAAACTTTAA
- the rplC gene encoding 50S ribosomal protein L3 gives MAKGILGRKIGMTQVFAENGDLIPVTVIEATPNVVLQKKTVDTDGYEAIQVGFEDKRVKLSNKPQQGHVAKANTAPKRFIREFRNVNVGEYEVGQEVKVEIFAEGDVIDVTGVTKGKGFQGVIKRHGQSRGPMAHGSRYHRRPGSMGPVAPNRVFKQKKLPGQMGGTVVTIQNLEIVKVDAERNLLLVKGNVPGSKKALVTVKTAIKAN, from the coding sequence ATGGCTAAAGGAATCTTAGGTAGAAAAATTGGTATGACACAAGTTTTCGCTGAAAACGGCGATTTAATCCCGGTAACAGTTATCGAAGCTACTCCAAACGTAGTTCTTCAAAAGAAAACTGTTGATACTGACGGCTACGAAGCGATCCAAGTTGGTTTCGAAGATAAGCGCGTTAAGCTTTCTAACAAACCACAACAAGGTCACGTAGCAAAAGCGAATACTGCTCCTAAGCGCTTCATTCGTGAATTCCGCAACGTGAACGTTGGAGAATACGAAGTTGGTCAAGAAGTCAAAGTAGAAATTTTCGCAGAAGGCGATGTAATTGATGTAACAGGAGTTACTAAAGGTAAAGGTTTCCAAGGTGTTATTAAACGCCACGGGCAATCTCGTGGTCCAATGGCCCACGGTTCTCGTTACCACCGTCGTCCTGGTTCAATGGGTCCAGTTGCTCCGAACCGCGTATTTAAACAAAAGAAATTACCTGGTCAAATGGGTGGCACAGTAGTTACAATCCAAAACTTAGAAATCGTTAAAGTTGATGCGGAACGTAACCTACTACTTGTTAAAGGTAATGTTCCTGGTTCTAAAAAAGCTCTAGTTACAGTTAAAACTGCAATTAAAGCTAACTAA